One genomic segment of Aquipluma nitroreducens includes these proteins:
- a CDS encoding OmpA family protein has product MKSIKLLSAGIFCLLFVHLNAQNEPAKDTTAVQTASEKPTLQSYSKYDFVPGEKVIFFDDFTETAVGDFPPNWNTNASGEIVTTNLYPGNWFKMTGEGSIVIDEGIKLPENYTIEYEVIAFQKEEDNNNFEFGFYLYSADDPKDLNEGGAVPGNKGGIKMNFGYRATYSAYDETGYTISGEKDDAVMESGKKYRLSFWVQKTRLRVYFNQVKIFDLPKVFKAGFQCNQMRFELWESATPLITNFRIAAGMPDMRNKLMTDGKLVTYGIYFDVNKDVVKPESYGTLKEIAKILNEVPDVKVKIVGHTDADGQDAANLDLSKRRAASVKAELARTFGVNADRLITDGMGESQPVAPNDTPVNKALNRRVEFIKM; this is encoded by the coding sequence ATGAAGTCCATTAAATTGTTGTCGGCAGGTATCTTTTGCTTGCTCTTTGTTCACCTGAATGCTCAAAATGAACCAGCAAAAGATACCACTGCCGTTCAAACTGCTTCGGAGAAACCAACACTGCAATCGTATTCGAAATACGACTTTGTTCCCGGAGAAAAAGTTATTTTTTTCGATGACTTTACCGAAACTGCCGTGGGCGATTTTCCACCCAATTGGAATACGAATGCATCGGGCGAAATTGTCACCACGAACTTGTATCCCGGAAACTGGTTTAAAATGACTGGCGAAGGAAGCATCGTCATTGATGAAGGAATTAAGTTACCTGAAAACTATACGATTGAATATGAGGTTATTGCATTTCAAAAAGAAGAAGACAATAACAACTTCGAATTTGGATTTTACCTCTACAGTGCCGATGACCCGAAAGACTTGAACGAAGGAGGTGCCGTTCCGGGAAACAAAGGAGGTATTAAAATGAATTTTGGGTATCGTGCTACATACAGTGCATACGACGAAACGGGTTATACCATTAGCGGAGAAAAAGATGATGCGGTTATGGAATCCGGTAAAAAGTACCGCTTGTCGTTCTGGGTACAAAAAACCAGGCTGAGAGTATATTTCAATCAGGTGAAAATTTTCGATTTACCGAAAGTCTTCAAGGCAGGGTTCCAGTGCAATCAAATGCGATTTGAATTGTGGGAATCGGCAACTCCACTGATAACCAATTTCAGAATTGCTGCCGGAATGCCCGATATGCGCAACAAACTGATGACCGATGGCAAGCTGGTTACCTACGGAATTTACTTCGATGTGAATAAGGATGTTGTAAAACCCGAATCGTACGGAACGCTGAAAGAAATTGCTAAAATCCTGAATGAGGTTCCGGATGTGAAAGTAAAAATCGTGGGACACACCGATGCCGACGGCCAGGATGCCGCCAACCTCGACCTTTCGAAACGTCGTGCAGCCTCAGTCAAAGCCGAATTGGCCAGAACCTTTGGGGTGAATGCCGATCGCCTGATTACCGACGGAATGGGCGAAAGCCAACCTGTTGCACCCAACGACACTCCGGTAAACAAGGCGTTAAACCGCAGAGTTGAATTCATCAAGATGTAA
- a CDS encoding OmpA family protein — protein MKTLKFFLILIFCLGSINIDAQINIKDKLKRQTNNRTNKNVDQGINKGLDKVENGVKDLFKKKNKDNQDSAAVDQPLAGNQDSKQSLKAFSNYDFVPGDKVLLYEDFSQDAVGDFPALWTTNKSGEVNTLNVAPGNWLNLNATEGNWWFLKQIEFPKNFIVEFDVVPKKGAPRYAVGVTIYGENGFKEMSDPYASKTGLIINIAKSGWESHGIKAGSPRISGDSNLKPVEEEKLNHVIIWVQNRRVRIYHKGEKVLDMPTNLYDDSKFTRFGFMLYRGASSASYVSNIKITTASPDTRNKLLTEGKLVTYGIYFDVNKDVVKPESYGTLNDIAKILNEVPEVKVKILGHTDSDGQDAANLDLSKRRAASVKAELARTFGVNADRLITDGMGETQPVAPNDTPSNKALNRRVEFIKQ, from the coding sequence ATGAAAACTTTAAAATTTTTTCTTATCCTCATTTTTTGCCTGGGCTCAATCAATATTGATGCTCAAATCAACATCAAAGATAAACTGAAAAGGCAAACCAATAACCGCACCAACAAGAATGTTGATCAGGGAATCAACAAAGGTCTTGATAAAGTTGAAAATGGTGTAAAAGACCTTTTCAAAAAGAAAAACAAGGATAATCAGGACAGCGCGGCAGTTGATCAACCCCTGGCAGGAAATCAAGACTCCAAACAATCGTTGAAGGCCTTCTCGAATTACGATTTTGTTCCTGGAGACAAGGTTCTGCTTTACGAAGATTTCAGCCAGGATGCAGTGGGCGATTTCCCTGCACTATGGACGACCAACAAATCAGGAGAAGTCAATACCCTGAATGTTGCTCCTGGTAACTGGCTAAACCTGAACGCGACCGAAGGAAACTGGTGGTTTTTGAAGCAGATCGAATTCCCCAAAAATTTCATTGTTGAATTTGATGTGGTTCCCAAAAAAGGCGCCCCCCGTTATGCAGTAGGCGTTACCATATACGGCGAAAATGGTTTTAAGGAGATGAGTGACCCGTATGCCAGCAAAACAGGACTAATTATCAATATTGCAAAATCAGGCTGGGAATCTCATGGAATAAAAGCCGGTAGTCCAAGGATTAGTGGCGATTCAAATTTAAAACCGGTTGAAGAAGAAAAGTTAAATCATGTAATTATTTGGGTTCAAAACCGGCGCGTCCGCATCTATCATAAAGGCGAAAAAGTGTTGGATATGCCCACCAACCTTTACGACGACAGTAAGTTTACCCGATTTGGATTCATGCTGTACCGTGGGGCTTCGAGCGCCTCGTATGTTAGCAACATCAAAATTACAACTGCATCACCCGACACCCGCAACAAGTTGTTGACTGAAGGCAAACTGGTGACCTACGGAATTTATTTTGATGTAAACAAGGATGTAGTAAAACCCGAATCATACGGTACATTAAACGACATTGCCAAAATCCTGAATGAAGTTCCCGAAGTAAAAGTAAAAATCCTGGGACACACCGACTCGGATGGACAAGATGCAGCAAATCTTGACCTTTCCAAACGTCGCGCAGCCTCAGTCAAAGCCGAATTGGCCAGAACCTTTGGGGTGAATGCCGATCGCCTGATTACCGACGGAATGGGCGAAACCCAGCCGGTAGCGCCAAACGATACACCATCAAACAAAGCGCTTAACCGAAGAGTTGAGTTTATCAAACAGTAA
- a CDS encoding FtsX-like permease family protein, translating to MKTAFYIARRYLISKKSVNVINIISGVSIAGVTVGTFALVVILSVFNGLDFSIKSLFSTFDPDIKITNTVKGKSFELNSIDIDKIKQIAGISTVTPIIEEDAFLMYGNRQYFATIKGVPTNYNQVSRLDTSSITSGRFLLEADHVPFALVGQGVAYYLSVGLSFTDPIHIYTLQKGSKGRPTIENTFNHNTIYASGIFANQQEIDSKYVLVPFGFAQELFQMEGRVSAIEVGLTKGVSEDVVKDEIAHVLGNQFAVKTQFEQHELFYRVMQSEKWAIFFILAFILVIASFNILGSLSMLIIDKKADIAILQSMGANQKLVRTIFLFEGWMISLAGATLGLILGVLICWIQIEFGILKIPGNDGSFIFSSYPVEIRISDLLAIFQLVTGIGFLAAWYPIRFISGKYLNGPVK from the coding sequence TTGAAAACCGCCTTCTATATCGCCCGTCGTTACCTGATTTCAAAAAAATCGGTCAATGTAATCAATATCATTTCCGGAGTATCGATTGCGGGTGTTACTGTTGGCACATTTGCGCTGGTGGTGATTTTATCTGTTTTCAACGGGCTCGATTTTTCGATCAAATCACTTTTTTCAACATTCGATCCGGATATAAAAATTACCAACACCGTAAAAGGCAAGTCATTCGAATTGAATTCAATCGATATCGATAAAATTAAACAGATTGCTGGTATTTCAACAGTTACTCCCATTATCGAAGAAGACGCCTTTTTGATGTATGGCAATCGTCAATACTTCGCCACCATCAAAGGAGTGCCCACCAATTACAACCAGGTTTCCAGACTGGATACCAGCAGCATTACCAGTGGCCGCTTTTTGCTCGAAGCTGATCATGTTCCGTTTGCATTGGTTGGACAAGGAGTTGCTTATTACCTTTCGGTTGGCCTCAGTTTTACCGACCCCATTCACATTTACACACTGCAAAAAGGCTCAAAAGGACGTCCAACAATTGAGAACACCTTTAACCACAACACCATCTATGCTTCCGGAATATTTGCCAATCAACAAGAAATTGACTCCAAATACGTGTTGGTTCCTTTCGGTTTCGCTCAGGAATTGTTTCAGATGGAGGGTCGTGTAAGTGCAATTGAAGTTGGCTTAACGAAAGGCGTATCCGAAGATGTTGTCAAAGATGAAATTGCGCACGTTTTGGGCAATCAGTTTGCGGTTAAAACACAATTCGAGCAACACGAACTTTTTTACCGGGTGATGCAATCCGAAAAATGGGCCATTTTCTTCATTCTCGCTTTTATTTTAGTTATTGCATCCTTCAATATTCTGGGATCGCTTTCGATGCTTATAATAGACAAAAAGGCCGACATTGCCATTCTTCAGAGCATGGGAGCCAACCAGAAACTGGTTCGTACCATTTTTCTTTTTGAAGGTTGGATGATTTCACTGGCCGGAGCTACATTGGGACTAATTCTTGGCGTTCTGATCTGTTGGATTCAGATCGAATTCGGAATCCTGAAAATTCCCGGAAACGATGGTTCATTCATCTTCTCAAGTTATCCGGTCGAGATCCGGATTAGCGATCTGCTGGCTATTTTCCAACTTGTTACAGGCATTGGCTTTCTGGCGGCCTGGTACCCCATCCGGTTTATCTCCGGAAAATACCTGAACGGCCCGGTGAAATAA
- a CDS encoding SAM-dependent methyltransferase: MQYDPIKRSLGKVFNQTPLLRKLFYQLLDLLLLRAWHIRKELRKRSHSTPDVKSILDAGSGFGQYTYRMSRWFAEANIKAVDIKPEQIEDCNQFMQKSGLANRVKFELADLTQFQEPDRYDLILSVDVMEHIEEDVQVFRNFYASMRKGGMLLISTPSDQGGSDSHDHDHEEGVHGFIDEHVRDGYNIADIESKLKSVGFSKIEARYSYGNPGKISWKLSMKYPILMLGASKIFFIILPFYYLIVYPFALILNFFDLGMKHKSGTGLIVKAWK; this comes from the coding sequence ATGCAATACGATCCGATTAAACGCTCGCTGGGAAAAGTATTTAACCAGACTCCGCTGTTACGCAAGCTGTTTTATCAGTTGCTCGACCTGCTGTTGCTTCGGGCCTGGCATATTCGCAAAGAACTTCGTAAACGATCCCATTCTACTCCTGATGTAAAATCTATTTTGGATGCCGGATCGGGTTTCGGACAATATACCTATCGCATGTCACGCTGGTTTGCTGAGGCAAACATTAAAGCTGTTGATATCAAACCGGAACAGATTGAAGATTGTAATCAATTTATGCAAAAGTCAGGACTGGCCAATAGGGTAAAGTTCGAACTGGCCGATCTCACTCAATTTCAGGAACCCGATAGATACGACCTGATCCTTTCAGTTGATGTAATGGAACATATTGAGGAAGATGTACAAGTTTTCCGGAATTTTTATGCTTCGATGAGAAAAGGAGGAATGTTGCTGATTTCAACTCCATCCGATCAAGGCGGTTCCGACTCGCACGACCATGATCACGAAGAAGGTGTTCATGGATTTATTGACGAACATGTTCGCGACGGATACAACATCGCAGATATTGAAAGCAAATTGAAATCGGTTGGATTTTCGAAAATTGAAGCGCGCTATTCGTATGGTAATCCTGGAAAAATATCGTGGAAACTGTCGATGAAATACCCGATCCTGATGCTGGGAGCAAGCAAAATTTTCTTTATAATTCTCCCGTTTTATTACCTCATCGTTTATCCGTTTGCCCTTATCCTGAACTTTTTTGACCTCGGAATGAAACACAAAAGCGGAACCGGATTAATTGTAAAAGCCTGGAAGTAA
- the rbfA gene encoding 30S ribosome-binding factor RbfA, translating into METTRQNKISRLIQKDMADILQKEGKDLFHGILLSVTNVRISPDLSVARVYLSIFPSEKGAEVLLEIKKHTSKLRGLLGLKVGKQLRIVPQLDFHIDDSLDYIDNIDRLLKE; encoded by the coding sequence ATGGAAACGACTCGTCAAAATAAAATATCGCGACTGATCCAAAAGGACATGGCCGACATCCTGCAAAAAGAAGGGAAAGACCTGTTTCACGGGATCTTGCTCAGTGTTACCAATGTCCGGATTTCGCCCGATCTTTCGGTTGCGCGGGTTTACTTGAGTATTTTTCCATCAGAAAAAGGAGCCGAAGTTCTGCTTGAAATTAAAAAACACACTTCAAAACTAAGAGGTCTGCTTGGACTAAAAGTTGGAAAACAACTCCGGATCGTGCCTCAACTCGACTTCCACATCGACGACAGCCTCGATTACATCGATAACATCGACCGGCTGCTCAAAGAATAA
- a CDS encoding YqaA family protein — translation MIFDYSLWGLFLASFLAATVVPFSSEVVLTAVLANGTDIYSAVIVASLGNWVGGMSSFALGYLGKWEWIEKYLRVKRETIEKWHDRLYKRGAFFAFLTWLPGVGDIFAIGLGVLRSNIWIVAVTMLAGKFVRYVVWAWLSGLVF, via the coding sequence TTGATTTTCGATTACAGCCTTTGGGGACTTTTTCTGGCTAGCTTTCTGGCAGCAACAGTTGTGCCTTTTAGTTCGGAAGTTGTACTTACGGCAGTTTTGGCAAATGGAACCGATATTTATTCGGCCGTAATTGTTGCATCGTTGGGCAACTGGGTTGGAGGTATGAGTAGTTTTGCCCTCGGATATTTAGGGAAATGGGAATGGATTGAAAAATACCTTCGGGTTAAACGTGAAACTATTGAAAAATGGCACGATCGCTTGTATAAAAGAGGCGCCTTCTTTGCTTTCCTGACCTGGCTGCCCGGAGTTGGTGATATTTTTGCAATCGGACTTGGGGTTCTTCGATCAAACATTTGGATTGTTGCTGTTACGATGCTCGCCGGAAAATTTGTCCGTTATGTTGTTTGGGCCTGGCTCAGCGGGCTGGTATTCTGA
- a CDS encoding TetR/AcrR family transcriptional regulator: MTRNVNEHFTYRKRFVSKMFPFFVLKLKVNSKMQEELNFDDPKFLAILERTIELFSEFGIRNINMDDISRNLGISKKTLYLYVKGKEDLIEKLFYFDEMKWIKKMSKIRFEDLNAIEVLIQVSLLVFEEMGKLDSKIKFELKKYYEPIFTQFMVRKQNQMFNQISQNIQQGITEGLYRSDVNIDLVAGLYVRNLVEMHNKDYCFVENITFEQVFQVMFENHIRAISTLEGIAYFEKRKSEISQSNKNIFNQ; encoded by the coding sequence TTGACACGAAATGTTAACGAACACTTTACATACAGGAAACGTTTCGTATCAAAAATGTTTCCTTTCTTTGTGCTGAAATTAAAAGTAAACTCGAAAATGCAGGAAGAATTAAATTTTGACGATCCTAAATTTCTGGCTATTCTGGAACGAACTATCGAACTGTTTTCTGAATTTGGAATCAGAAACATAAACATGGATGATATTAGCCGAAATTTGGGAATTTCGAAAAAAACCCTTTATCTGTATGTGAAAGGTAAGGAAGATTTGATAGAAAAGCTTTTCTACTTTGATGAAATGAAGTGGATTAAAAAAATGTCAAAAATTAGATTTGAGGATTTAAATGCCATTGAAGTATTGATACAGGTCAGTTTGTTGGTTTTTGAAGAAATGGGAAAACTCGATTCGAAAATAAAATTTGAATTGAAAAAATACTACGAACCTATTTTCACCCAATTCATGGTTCGGAAACAGAACCAGATGTTTAATCAGATTAGTCAAAATATTCAACAAGGAATCACTGAAGGATTGTATCGCAGCGATGTAAACATCGATTTAGTGGCCGGTTTGTATGTGAGAAATCTCGTTGAAATGCACAATAAGGATTACTGCTTTGTTGAAAATATCACTTTCGAGCAGGTATTTCAAGTGATGTTCGAAAACCATATTCGTGCAATTTCAACCTTGGAAGGTATTGCCTACTTCGAAAAACGCAAATCAGAAATAAGTCAATCGAATAAAAATATTTTTAACCAATAA
- a CDS encoding TolC family protein, protein MFRKHKQILLLAVMFLTGTLLSSAQEPVRLSLQDALKLAMQNNTNILNSDLDLKIAQKKVWETVSTGLPQISAKGAYQHIFKVPTMSFGGKTTLSNTEVPWDPVTMSGTMSSLQLLSGESIYLNSEAGTPIELGVKSNTTFDFTLSQLIFSGSYIVGLQATKVYYGLTKQNAEKAKLDVIETVTNTYNMIQLAEESRKILAQNLENITKTLYEVSEMNKQGFLEKTDVDQLELTGNTVRNAMNQIDSNLDMGYRLLKIQMGMDDAAKVELSDPLESGESLTASSVQLFSESFNIGQNVDYQLIQTSEKAAKLELDLARASYLPTIAGFYNHTEKLKAPAFDFSPKDVVGVNLSLPIFSSGQRSSIVSQKRFALEKAKNTRQYVSSSLAMQSTQYQNDLKLKLEKYQNQKKSKELSDDIYQRTLEKYKQGVATSMDLMTSQNQYLTNLTNYYQAIYDLQGSRSKLEKLFNINPNAENK, encoded by the coding sequence ATGTTCAGAAAACACAAACAGATTCTACTCCTGGCAGTAATGTTTCTAACCGGAACATTGCTTTCCAGTGCGCAGGAGCCAGTCCGGTTATCGCTTCAGGATGCCTTAAAATTGGCGATGCAAAACAACACGAACATCCTCAATTCGGATCTTGATCTGAAAATTGCCCAGAAGAAGGTTTGGGAAACCGTGTCTACAGGGCTTCCTCAAATCTCGGCGAAGGGCGCTTATCAGCACATTTTTAAAGTTCCAACGATGAGTTTTGGTGGCAAAACAACTTTATCAAATACTGAAGTCCCTTGGGATCCAGTGACCATGAGCGGAACAATGAGTTCGCTTCAACTTTTAAGCGGAGAAAGTATTTATTTAAACAGCGAGGCTGGTACTCCTATTGAACTTGGTGTTAAAAGCAATACAACTTTTGACTTTACGCTTTCACAGTTGATTTTCAGTGGATCGTACATCGTGGGTTTACAGGCTACAAAGGTTTACTATGGACTGACAAAACAAAATGCCGAGAAAGCAAAACTTGATGTCATCGAGACGGTTACAAATACCTATAACATGATTCAGCTGGCTGAAGAAAGTCGGAAGATTCTGGCACAAAACCTTGAAAACATTACTAAAACGTTGTACGAAGTTTCGGAAATGAATAAACAAGGATTTCTGGAAAAGACAGATGTTGATCAACTTGAATTAACCGGAAACACGGTTCGTAATGCGATGAACCAGATTGACAGCAACTTGGATATGGGTTACCGTTTGCTGAAAATTCAGATGGGTATGGACGATGCTGCAAAGGTTGAATTGAGCGACCCATTGGAGTCGGGCGAATCGCTTACAGCATCGAGCGTACAACTTTTTTCCGAATCATTTAATATTGGCCAGAATGTTGATTATCAACTCATTCAAACTTCTGAAAAAGCAGCCAAATTAGAGCTGGATTTAGCAAGGGCAAGTTACCTTCCAACTATAGCAGGGTTCTACAATCATACCGAAAAGTTAAAAGCTCCGGCATTCGATTTTTCACCCAAAGATGTGGTGGGCGTAAATTTAAGTTTGCCAATCTTTAGTAGCGGTCAACGTTCTTCGATAGTGTCTCAAAAGCGTTTCGCGCTTGAGAAAGCAAAAAATACACGGCAGTATGTTTCAAGCAGTCTGGCCATGCAATCCACCCAGTATCAGAACGATTTAAAACTGAAACTTGAAAAATATCAGAATCAGAAAAAAAGCAAGGAATTATCTGACGACATCTACCAGCGTACGCTTGAAAAATACAAACAGGGTGTGGCTACAAGTATGGATCTGATGACCAGCCAAAACCAATACCTGACCAATCTGACCAACTATTATCAGGCGATCTATGATTTGCAGGGTTCAAGGTCGAAATTGGAAAAATTGTTCAACATCAATCCGAATGCTGAAAACAAATAG